A genomic stretch from Cloacibacterium caeni includes:
- a CDS encoding M16 family metallopeptidase, with protein sequence MQTKLVLKTKNFTDKNGYTYQQVEGDETGVRIYKLNNGLTVYLAQNDDAPRIQTYIPVRTGSNNDPSDNTGLAHYLEHMMFKGTSKLGTLDWEKEKVLLDQISDLYELHKSEQNPEKKKEIYRKIDEISQGASQYAIANEYDKVISSLGATGTNAHTWLDETVYKNNIPNNELEKWLKIEKERFSGLVLRLFHTELESVYEEFNRAQDNDVRLVNYALMEALFPKHPNGQQTTLGKSEHLKNPSMKAIHQYFNDFYVPNNMAMVLVGDLDFEETILLVDEYFGKFEYKELPKKEKIIEEPQTEIVERIVKSPSAPRLNIAWRTDSYGTKEEHLAEMVAQILSNTGEAGLLDLNINQKHKALRSYAYELGFKQYGLFSLMIVPKENQSLEEAEQLLLAEIEKVKNGDFPDWLIPAIINDMKLQKIRNLETADGLATALYGIYINERTWEEELSEIEKFEKITKQDVVDFAQKFFQKNYVIVKKLRGENENLIRVENPGITPVKINREAQSEFLTEILRQKSSEITPKFIDYKNMIEETQIGDKKISFVRNKYNHIAQLHLIYKIGTDHDKELFLAVQVLQYLGTSRFSADQLSQEFFKLGISNDFKTYDDQMIISLTGFEENLIKGFELLKHWITEVKPDDEVYESTIELILESRNVAKKDKSRIMTALSHYAKFGENSRFRDVISEEKLRATKVEHLTEKVKNLTQLPYEIFFYGKDFEGFKEKIQPLLEKSTLTIPKPKIYQELETQGKVFFTNYDMVQMEMSKIGRASQLNTENYGKINVFNEYFGRGLSSIVFQELRESKSLAYSAYVNYSTATYLDRHNYVVSYIGTQANKLHLAVDAMADLMQDLPQIPTQFNNAKNSALKQIASTRITRTNIFFNFLNLKKIGIDYDIREKIYHEIENLQLEDLTQFYNQEIKPISYNVAIMGKKENLDHSAIENLGDFHELSLEEIFGY encoded by the coding sequence ATGCAGACGAAATTAGTATTAAAAACTAAAAATTTTACAGATAAAAACGGGTACACTTACCAACAAGTAGAAGGAGATGAAACGGGTGTAAGAATCTACAAATTAAACAATGGATTAACGGTTTATTTGGCTCAAAATGATGATGCTCCTAGAATCCAAACCTATATTCCAGTAAGAACGGGAAGCAATAATGATCCATCAGACAATACAGGATTGGCGCATTATTTAGAGCATATGATGTTCAAAGGAACGAGCAAATTAGGAACGCTGGATTGGGAAAAAGAAAAAGTATTATTAGACCAAATTTCTGATTTGTACGAACTGCACAAATCCGAGCAAAATCCAGAAAAAAAGAAGGAAATTTATAGAAAAATAGACGAAATTTCTCAAGGAGCCAGTCAATATGCGATTGCCAATGAATATGACAAAGTCATTTCTTCTCTTGGCGCAACAGGAACCAATGCTCACACTTGGTTAGACGAAACGGTCTATAAAAATAACATTCCGAATAATGAATTGGAAAAATGGCTCAAAATAGAAAAAGAGCGTTTTTCTGGTTTGGTTTTAAGGCTTTTTCATACTGAGTTAGAATCGGTTTACGAAGAATTTAATCGTGCACAAGATAACGATGTGAGGTTGGTAAATTATGCACTTATGGAAGCCCTTTTTCCGAAACATCCTAATGGTCAACAAACCACTTTGGGGAAATCTGAGCATTTGAAAAATCCTTCTATGAAGGCTATTCATCAATATTTCAATGATTTTTATGTGCCTAATAATATGGCGATGGTTTTGGTGGGAGATTTAGATTTCGAAGAAACCATTCTTTTGGTCGATGAATATTTTGGAAAATTTGAGTACAAAGAACTTCCGAAGAAAGAAAAAATTATAGAAGAACCTCAAACTGAAATTGTAGAAAGAATTGTAAAAAGTCCTTCTGCGCCTAGATTAAACATCGCTTGGCGAACAGATTCTTATGGAACCAAAGAGGAGCATTTGGCAGAAATGGTGGCTCAGATTCTCTCCAACACTGGCGAAGCAGGTTTGCTGGATTTAAACATTAACCAAAAACATAAAGCACTCAGAAGTTATGCTTATGAATTGGGTTTTAAGCAATACGGATTGTTCTCGCTCATGATTGTTCCTAAGGAAAATCAATCTCTAGAAGAGGCAGAACAACTGCTTTTGGCAGAGATAGAAAAAGTGAAAAATGGTGATTTCCCAGATTGGTTAATTCCTGCGATTATCAATGATATGAAATTGCAGAAAATCAGAAATCTAGAAACTGCAGATGGTTTAGCAACAGCGCTTTACGGGATTTATATCAATGAAAGAACTTGGGAAGAAGAACTTTCGGAAATTGAGAAATTTGAGAAAATTACCAAGCAAGATGTGGTAGATTTTGCTCAAAAATTCTTCCAAAAAAATTATGTGATCGTCAAAAAATTACGTGGCGAAAACGAAAATCTTATTCGAGTAGAAAATCCGGGAATTACTCCTGTTAAAATCAATAGAGAAGCACAATCTGAGTTTTTGACCGAAATTCTTCGCCAAAAATCTTCAGAAATTACTCCTAAATTTATTGATTATAAAAATATGATTGAGGAAACTCAAATTGGGGATAAAAAAATCAGTTTTGTAAGAAATAAATACAATCACATTGCGCAGTTGCATTTGATTTACAAAATAGGAACAGACCATGATAAAGAGCTTTTCTTAGCGGTGCAAGTTTTGCAATATTTGGGAACTTCTCGTTTTTCGGCGGATCAATTAAGTCAAGAGTTTTTTAAATTAGGAATCAGTAATGATTTCAAAACGTATGACGACCAAATGATTATTTCGCTTACTGGTTTTGAGGAAAATCTAATCAAAGGTTTTGAACTTTTAAAACATTGGATTACCGAAGTTAAACCAGATGATGAGGTTTATGAAAGTACGATAGAATTGATTTTAGAAAGCCGAAATGTGGCTAAAAAAGACAAGTCAAGAATCATGACGGCATTAAGTCATTATGCTAAATTTGGTGAAAATTCCAGATTCAGAGATGTGATTTCTGAAGAAAAATTGAGAGCAACAAAAGTAGAACATCTTACTGAAAAAGTGAAGAATTTGACCCAATTACCTTATGAAATTTTCTTCTACGGTAAAGATTTTGAGGGGTTCAAGGAAAAAATTCAACCCTTGTTAGAAAAATCAACACTCACCATTCCAAAGCCGAAAATTTATCAAGAATTGGAAACGCAAGGAAAAGTATTCTTTACCAATTATGATATGGTACAAATGGAAATGAGTAAAATTGGTAGGGCTTCTCAACTGAATACAGAAAATTACGGAAAAATCAATGTTTTTAATGAATATTTTGGCAGAGGTTTATCATCTATTGTTTTTCAGGAGCTCAGAGAAAGCAAGAGTTTAGCGTATTCTGCGTATGTAAATTACTCTACTGCGACTTATTTGGATAGACATAATTACGTGGTAAGTTACATTGGTACACAAGCCAATAAATTGCATTTAGCAGTAGATGCGATGGCGGATTTAATGCAAGATTTGCCTCAAATTCCTACGCAATTTAATAATGCTAAAAATTCTGCGCTGAAACAAATTGCTTCTACCCGAATTACCAGAACCAATATTTTCTTTAATTTTTTAAATCTTAAAAAAATAGGAATAGATTATGATATTAGAGAAAAAATTTACCACGAAATAGAAAATCTACAGCTGGAAGATTTAACTCAATTTTACAATCAAGAAATAAAACCCATCTCTTATAACGTTGCGATAATGGGCAAAAAAGAAAATTTAGACCATTCTGCGATTGAAAACTTAGGAGATTTTCACGAACTGAGTTTAGAAGAAATTTTTGGATATTAA
- a CDS encoding S46 family peptidase has translation MLKKTFIIATLFQAAAFFGQQYGGMWIPTEINEKEMKSLGMKIKAQDIWNTEKPSIKDAVVQFDGGCTAEIISPKGLLLTNHHCGYDNIQSHSTVENDLLTNGFWAKNMGEELPNPGVTVDFVTDIKEITQDILGNTSSLSGAELTKKINENIDAYKKSQKIESYQSIIVRPMFAGNKYYAFVVETYKDIRLVGAPPQSIGKFGSDTDNWVWPRHTGDFSMFRIYADKNNKPAEYSKDNVPFTPKHFLPISVKDIKENDFTFVFGFPGRTNEYLPSVAIEKIITDTNPARIEVRDIALKTLDEKMRADDATRIKYASKYASVANYWKKWIGETKGLKKSNAVAKKQAYESSLVAKNSEIKTSLDEFKKLYDQQAPYALNNAYYSEILRNAETLTLANLYYTFVQNYEAGKIDNKTVQGFKNRLSGIYKDYDGELDAKVTAKLLALYANKTAPEFLPEGFAQFKDVNQNLQVLENWSRNSVISGRNSVNGATVYSNIDQVFSNLPELVKTLKADPIYQTLTKMRETYVTKADAQYVGLQSKIDALQKKYLAQMMATDTERKFFPDANSTLRVTYGKVKGSNPADAISYHYETTLDGVMEKYIPGDYEFDVPQKLIQLYNTKDYGDYKNAAGKIPLAFTATNHTTGGNSGSPALDKKGNLIGLNFDRQWEGTMSDINFDPRFSRNIMVQTKYILFIIDKFAGARWLLDEMKIVK, from the coding sequence ATGCTTAAGAAAACGTTTATTATAGCGACATTATTTCAGGCTGCTGCTTTTTTTGGTCAGCAATACGGTGGAATGTGGATTCCTACTGAAATTAATGAAAAAGAGATGAAATCTTTGGGAATGAAAATTAAAGCCCAAGACATTTGGAACACTGAAAAACCGAGTATTAAAGACGCTGTAGTTCAGTTTGACGGAGGTTGTACCGCAGAAATAATTTCTCCGAAAGGTTTATTATTAACCAATCACCACTGCGGTTATGATAACATCCAAAGCCATTCTACCGTAGAAAATGATTTATTGACCAATGGATTTTGGGCAAAAAACATGGGGGAAGAATTGCCAAACCCAGGTGTTACCGTAGATTTTGTTACGGATATTAAAGAAATTACTCAAGATATTTTAGGCAATACTTCTTCATTAAGCGGAGCAGAATTGACTAAAAAAATCAATGAAAATATAGACGCTTACAAGAAATCTCAAAAAATAGAATCTTACCAAAGTATTATTGTAAGACCTATGTTTGCAGGGAATAAATATTATGCATTTGTAGTAGAAACCTATAAAGACATTAGATTAGTAGGAGCACCACCACAAAGCATTGGTAAATTCGGTTCTGATACGGATAACTGGGTTTGGCCAAGACATACTGGTGATTTTTCTATGTTTAGAATTTATGCTGACAAAAACAACAAACCAGCGGAATACTCTAAGGACAATGTTCCTTTTACGCCAAAACATTTCTTACCGATTTCTGTAAAAGACATTAAAGAAAATGATTTCACTTTCGTTTTCGGATTTCCGGGCAGAACCAATGAATATTTGCCAAGCGTAGCGATTGAAAAAATCATCACAGATACCAATCCTGCGAGAATTGAAGTAAGAGATATCGCTCTAAAAACTTTAGATGAAAAAATGCGTGCAGATGATGCTACCAGAATTAAATATGCTTCTAAATACGCTTCTGTTGCCAACTATTGGAAAAAATGGATTGGCGAAACAAAAGGTCTTAAAAAATCAAATGCTGTTGCCAAAAAACAAGCTTATGAAAGTTCTTTAGTGGCTAAAAATTCAGAAATTAAAACGTCTCTTGATGAATTTAAAAAACTGTATGACCAACAAGCGCCTTATGCTTTAAATAACGCTTATTACAGTGAAATTCTACGAAATGCTGAAACATTAACGCTTGCTAATCTGTATTATACTTTTGTTCAAAATTATGAAGCAGGGAAAATAGATAACAAAACTGTTCAAGGATTCAAAAACAGACTTTCTGGCATTTATAAAGATTATGATGGCGAATTAGATGCTAAAGTAACCGCTAAACTTTTGGCTTTATACGCCAATAAAACCGCACCAGAATTTTTACCAGAAGGTTTTGCTCAATTTAAAGATGTGAACCAAAATCTTCAAGTTCTTGAAAACTGGAGCAGAAATTCTGTGATTTCAGGAAGAAATTCAGTAAACGGAGCTACCGTTTATTCTAATATTGACCAAGTTTTCTCAAATCTTCCAGAATTGGTAAAAACTCTGAAAGCTGACCCTATTTATCAGACTTTAACCAAAATGAGAGAAACTTATGTAACTAAAGCAGATGCTCAATATGTAGGTTTACAAAGTAAAATAGATGCTTTGCAAAAGAAATATTTAGCGCAAATGATGGCTACAGATACCGAAAGAAAATTTTTCCCAGATGCCAATTCTACACTGAGAGTGACTTACGGAAAAGTGAAAGGTTCTAATCCTGCAGATGCGATTTCTTACCACTACGAAACTACTTTAGATGGTGTAATGGAAAAATATATTCCGGGCGATTATGAATTTGATGTTCCACAAAAATTGATTCAGTTATACAACACCAAAGATTATGGCGATTACAAAAATGCTGCTGGAAAAATTCCATTAGCATTTACCGCAACCAACCACACCACTGGTGGAAACTCAGGAAGTCCAGCTCTCGACAAAAAAGGAAACCTTATCGGTTTAAATTTTGACAGACAATGGGAAGGCACGATGAGTGACATTAATTTTGACCCTAGATTCAGCAGAAATATTATGGTTCAGACCAAGTATATTTTATTTATCATCGATAAATTTGCTGGAGCAAGATGGCTATTAGACGAAATGAAAATTGTAAAATAA
- a CDS encoding SulP family inorganic anion transporter: MDLHLDRTFKYYWLMFKRHDLSAGLTVFLVALPLCLGVALASGAPLYSGILSGIIGGIVVGVLSGSDLAVSGPAAGLTTVVAASIISLGDFQTFLLAVIIAGLFQILLGVLKLGVFASYFPSSVIKGMMAAIGIILISKQIPLALGYNQPDFWTSGFVQIFTSKNFLGNLVEFNSHITRGAVFISVISLAILILMKKPQFQKFNKIPAPLLVVIFGILINFLMNYFGSSYALKPNQLVNIPENMFAEIKFPEFSKILSNQEIWKDGILIGILATLETLLCIEAMDKLDRHNRITPVNRELIAQGIGNFLCGLLGAIPITAVVVRGSANIEAGAKTKVSAFMHGVFLLLSVLLIPFLINMIPYASLSAILIITGFGLTRIEIYKHLFKLGLKQFIPFIATIIIILVTDLLIGVSIGLLISIYYIIKENFKENYEIEKTHFQGIDQYKLKLHSNVTFINKVKIKNALDKVPAYSVLTIDGSEVHFIDHDVLEIISDFKNKAHDRHIQLQMINIETVETAAISH; this comes from the coding sequence ATGGATTTGCATCTTGATAGAACGTTTAAGTATTATTGGTTAATGTTTAAGAGACACGATTTATCAGCAGGTCTCACGGTTTTTCTAGTTGCACTTCCCTTATGTCTGGGCGTAGCATTGGCTTCTGGAGCACCACTCTATTCAGGTATCTTATCAGGAATTATCGGTGGAATTGTAGTAGGAGTTCTGAGTGGTTCAGATTTAGCTGTTTCTGGTCCTGCTGCTGGTTTAACTACGGTTGTCGCTGCCTCTATCATCAGTCTTGGCGATTTTCAAACCTTTTTATTGGCGGTAATTATTGCTGGACTTTTTCAAATATTATTAGGTGTTTTAAAACTGGGCGTTTTTGCCAGTTATTTCCCGAGTTCGGTGATTAAAGGAATGATGGCTGCTATAGGAATTATCTTGATTTCTAAACAAATTCCATTGGCTTTAGGATATAATCAACCCGATTTTTGGACCAGTGGTTTTGTACAAATTTTCACTTCTAAAAATTTCTTAGGAAACCTGGTAGAGTTTAATTCTCATATTACCAGAGGTGCAGTTTTTATTTCTGTGATTTCTTTAGCGATTTTAATTCTGATGAAGAAACCACAATTTCAAAAATTCAATAAGATTCCCGCTCCACTTTTGGTGGTTATTTTTGGAATTTTAATCAACTTTTTAATGAATTATTTCGGTTCTTCTTATGCTTTAAAGCCAAATCAATTGGTTAATATTCCAGAAAACATGTTTGCAGAAATTAAATTCCCCGAATTTTCTAAAATTCTGAGTAACCAAGAAATCTGGAAAGATGGAATTCTCATAGGAATTTTGGCCACGCTAGAAACTTTGCTTTGTATAGAAGCGATGGATAAACTAGACCGTCATAACAGAATTACTCCTGTAAACCGCGAACTGATTGCACAGGGAATTGGTAATTTCCTATGCGGACTTTTAGGTGCAATTCCCATCACCGCAGTCGTAGTAAGAGGTTCTGCTAATATAGAAGCTGGCGCAAAAACTAAAGTTTCAGCCTTCATGCATGGAGTATTTTTATTGCTCTCTGTATTGCTGATTCCGTTTTTGATTAACATGATTCCATACGCTTCTTTATCTGCTATTTTGATTATTACAGGTTTTGGATTGACAAGAATTGAGATTTATAAACATCTCTTTAAACTCGGTTTAAAACAGTTTATTCCGTTTATTGCCACTATTATTATTATCCTTGTAACAGACTTACTCATTGGAGTTTCTATTGGTTTATTGATTTCTATTTATTACATCATCAAAGAAAATTTCAAAGAAAACTACGAAATAGAAAAAACACATTTTCAAGGTATTGACCAATATAAATTGAAACTTCACAGCAATGTAACTTTCATCAATAAAGTGAAAATTAAAAATGCTTTGGATAAAGTTCCTGCTTATTCTGTATTAACTATTGACGGCTCCGAAGTTCATTTTATCGACCATGATGTTTTAGAAATTATTTCAGATTTCAAAAATAAAGCACATGACAGACATATCCAGCTTCAAATGATTAATATAGAAACCGTAGAAACTGCTGCAATTTCTCACTAA
- the ligA gene encoding NAD-dependent DNA ligase LigA: MPEHILQRIEELREELHQHNYNYYVLDEPTISDFEFDAKLKELQELEAAHPEFYDPHSPTLRVGGEITKNFPTIQHQFRMYSLDNSYDFNDLQDWHTRISKILETEDIEFVAELKYDGASISILFENGKLSQAVTRGDGFQGDEITANVKTIKDIPLQLQGNFPERFFMRGEIYLTHHNFNKINEERLAEGYDAFMNPRNTASGSLKLQDSGEVRKRNLSAVLYQFVSENSPAETHFELLQQAKTWGFKISENAQLCRNIQEVQDFINFWDEKRKKLNFDIDGIVIKVNSLKQQQLLGYTAKSPRFAMAYKFKAEKVETELLSIDYQVGRTGAVTPVANLAPVLLAGTIVKRASLHNEDIIKKLDLHVGDFVYVEKGGEIIPKIVGVNLEKRNVFATEVQYATHCPECGSELIRLEDQAAHFCPNETHCPPQVVGKMIHYVSRKALNIENLGSETIEQLYREGLLTNIADFYTLRKEQLLPLERMAEKSAQNIIDGVEKSKQIPYEKVLYGIGIKHVGETVAKKLAKNFPSIDDLKNATEEELCQVEDIGSKIAESIVSYLQNPENWEMIERLRSYGVQLEKGENTTEVLSTVLEGKTFLFTGKLSLFTREQAEEMVEKHGGKNISAVSKNLNYLVVGEKAGSKLKKAQDIGTITILDEQQFLNLIEN, from the coding sequence ATGCCTGAACATATCCTACAAAGAATAGAAGAATTAAGAGAAGAACTGCATCAGCATAATTACAATTATTATGTGTTAGATGAGCCTACGATTTCGGATTTTGAATTTGATGCCAAACTCAAAGAACTGCAAGAACTGGAAGCAGCTCATCCAGAGTTTTATGACCCGCATTCTCCTACACTGAGAGTAGGTGGAGAAATCACCAAAAACTTCCCTACCATTCAGCATCAGTTCAGAATGTATTCTTTGGATAACTCTTATGATTTCAATGACTTACAGGATTGGCACACTAGAATTTCTAAAATTTTAGAAACCGAAGACATAGAATTCGTCGCCGAACTGAAATATGACGGCGCTTCTATTTCCATTTTATTTGAAAACGGTAAACTTTCTCAAGCCGTAACCAGAGGTGATGGTTTCCAAGGCGATGAAATCACTGCCAATGTAAAGACCATTAAAGACATTCCGCTTCAGTTGCAGGGAAATTTCCCAGAAAGATTTTTTATGCGTGGCGAAATTTATCTTACGCACCACAACTTCAACAAAATTAATGAAGAGCGATTAGCAGAAGGTTATGACGCTTTTATGAACCCAAGAAATACTGCTTCTGGAAGTCTTAAACTGCAAGATTCTGGCGAAGTGAGAAAGAGAAATCTTTCGGCGGTGCTCTATCAATTTGTAAGCGAAAACAGTCCTGCGGAAACGCATTTCGAACTGCTTCAACAAGCAAAAACTTGGGGTTTCAAAATTTCTGAAAACGCCCAACTTTGTAGAAATATTCAAGAAGTACAAGATTTTATCAATTTCTGGGACGAGAAACGCAAGAAATTGAATTTCGACATTGACGGAATTGTGATCAAAGTAAATTCCCTAAAACAACAGCAATTATTGGGTTATACTGCCAAATCTCCCCGTTTTGCAATGGCTTATAAATTTAAAGCCGAAAAAGTAGAAACAGAATTACTCAGCATCGATTATCAAGTGGGGAGAACTGGCGCAGTAACACCTGTTGCGAATTTGGCTCCCGTTCTATTGGCTGGAACCATTGTAAAACGCGCCTCTCTGCACAACGAAGATATTATCAAAAAACTGGATTTGCATGTAGGAGATTTCGTCTATGTAGAAAAAGGCGGAGAAATTATTCCAAAAATTGTAGGCGTAAATCTAGAAAAACGAAATGTTTTTGCTACAGAAGTTCAGTATGCAACGCATTGTCCAGAATGTGGCAGTGAGCTGATTCGTTTAGAAGATCAGGCTGCTCATTTTTGTCCTAATGAAACGCATTGTCCACCACAAGTTGTGGGAAAAATGATTCATTACGTTTCCAGAAAAGCTTTGAATATAGAAAATTTAGGCAGCGAAACCATAGAACAACTCTACCGTGAAGGTTTACTGACCAACATTGCAGATTTTTACACTTTGCGCAAAGAACAATTGCTTCCGCTGGAAAGAATGGCGGAAAAATCTGCCCAAAATATCATTGACGGCGTAGAAAAATCTAAACAAATTCCTTACGAAAAAGTATTGTACGGAATCGGCATCAAACACGTAGGAGAAACGGTTGCCAAAAAACTAGCGAAGAATTTCCCAAGCATTGATGATTTAAAAAATGCCACAGAAGAGGAACTCTGCCAAGTAGAAGACATTGGTTCTAAAATTGCGGAAAGCATTGTTTCTTATCTTCAAAATCCCGAAAATTGGGAAATGATTGAACGATTGAGAAGTTATGGCGTACAACTGGAAAAAGGCGAAAATACTACAGAAGTTTTGAGTACTGTTTTAGAAGGCAAAACCTTTCTTTTCACAGGGAAACTTTCGCTTTTTACGCGTGAACAAGCCGAAGAAATGGTAGAAAAGCATGGCGGAAAAAATATTTCGGCAGTATCTAAAAACCTCAACTATCTGGTGGTGGGAGAAAAAGCGGGAAGCAAACTCAAAAAGGCACAAGATATCGGTACGATTACGATTTTAGATGAACAACAGTTTCTTAACTTAATTGAAAATTGA